A genome region from Akkermansiaceae bacterium includes the following:
- a CDS encoding DUF4139 domain-containing protein has translation MKTPISAILWTLSVSFLAAQDASPPAGPAPVTGKISEITLYQGTAVVSRLVEIPADKTGSFEIVIGPLPSATDASSVHADQAKGVTVRSVACRSRPPEEAAKLQGRAGEVTDAIDALEVKTAIAKNEIALRRIRQNYLKDLQNFVAPAAAQEMTHGVIQSKEIEAVTQMHFREYEKASQEIMKLDLEIQEDAKALELLEKEKATLAAGPPVTYDAVVYLDKPAAGPASISLNYFVGDCGWSPVYNVRGDTASKGVTVEFNALIFQVSGEDWKDVKVALSTASPKTSAYNPRLSPLYVDVSTGGGAQGGNADSYKSAVQEKNVAIKSQFLGKSTDEIASQNFRANDSAASVQLIELSERLSELRLMDQGGEEDLSIRYELATPISVISRRDAQMVPVLQHQAPANFYHIAVPILTNSVFREAELANATGRDLLGGQVNVFLDGEFKGRTEIPSIARGRTFTLGFGVDGQVKARRTLVDRRDDVQGGNRRVSVSSEIIIDNFKQEPVKIRLRERMPYMEDTTNLRVSVGEMSQELSTDADYLRYEKPKGILRWDLDAPPGSLDKSTSLKYTYSLEFDKSLTLRDINKEQKQRAQQEFLKEYKK, from the coding sequence ATGAAAACCCCTATCTCCGCAATTCTCTGGACGCTCTCCGTATCGTTCCTCGCCGCGCAGGATGCCTCGCCACCTGCCGGCCCCGCCCCCGTCACCGGGAAAATCAGCGAGATCACACTTTACCAGGGCACCGCAGTCGTCTCGCGGCTGGTGGAGATCCCGGCAGACAAGACCGGCTCCTTCGAAATCGTGATCGGTCCGCTGCCATCCGCCACCGATGCCTCCTCCGTCCACGCGGATCAGGCGAAAGGGGTCACCGTCCGCTCCGTTGCCTGCCGCAGCCGCCCGCCGGAGGAGGCCGCGAAGCTCCAGGGCCGGGCGGGCGAGGTCACCGATGCGATCGACGCCCTTGAGGTGAAGACCGCGATCGCCAAGAACGAGATCGCCCTGCGCCGCATCCGCCAGAACTACCTCAAGGACCTGCAGAATTTCGTCGCCCCCGCCGCCGCGCAGGAGATGACCCATGGTGTCATCCAGTCGAAGGAGATCGAGGCCGTCACCCAGATGCATTTCCGCGAGTATGAAAAGGCCTCCCAGGAAATCATGAAGCTCGACCTCGAGATCCAGGAGGACGCGAAGGCTCTCGAACTGCTGGAAAAGGAAAAGGCCACCCTCGCCGCCGGGCCGCCCGTCACTTACGATGCGGTCGTCTATCTCGACAAGCCCGCCGCCGGGCCGGCCAGCATCAGCCTGAACTACTTCGTCGGCGATTGCGGCTGGTCTCCGGTTTACAATGTCCGCGGCGACACCGCCTCCAAGGGCGTGACCGTTGAGTTCAACGCCCTCATCTTCCAGGTCAGCGGCGAGGACTGGAAGGACGTGAAAGTCGCCCTCTCCACCGCATCGCCCAAGACCAGCGCCTACAATCCGCGCCTCTCCCCGCTCTACGTCGATGTCTCGACGGGCGGCGGCGCCCAGGGCGGCAACGCCGACTCCTACAAATCCGCAGTCCAGGAAAAGAACGTGGCCATCAAGTCGCAGTTCCTCGGCAAGTCCACGGATGAGATCGCCAGCCAGAACTTCCGCGCAAACGATTCCGCCGCCAGCGTGCAGCTCATCGAGCTTTCCGAGCGGCTCAGCGAGCTGCGCCTCATGGATCAGGGAGGCGAGGAGGATCTCAGCATCCGCTACGAGCTTGCCACGCCGATCAGCGTCATCAGCCGCCGGGATGCGCAGATGGTCCCCGTCCTGCAGCACCAGGCACCCGCGAATTTCTACCACATCGCCGTGCCCATCCTGACGAACTCCGTCTTCCGTGAGGCCGAGCTGGCGAACGCCACCGGCCGCGACCTCCTCGGAGGCCAGGTGAATGTTTTCCTGGACGGCGAATTCAAGGGTCGCACCGAGATCCCGAGCATCGCCCGCGGGCGCACCTTCACCCTCGGCTTCGGCGTCGATGGCCAGGTGAAAGCCCGCCGCACCCTCGTGGACCGGCGCGATGATGTGCAGGGCGGCAACCGCCGGGTCTCCGTCAGCTCCGAGATCATCATCGACAACTTCAAGCAGGAGCCCGTGAAAATCCGCCTCCGCGAGCGCATGCCCTACATGGAGGACACCACCAACCTCCGCGTTTCCGTCGGCGAAATGAGCCAGGAGCTCAGCACCGATGCGGACTACCTCCGCTACGAGAAACCCAAAGGCATACTCCGCTGGGATCTTGATGCGCCTCCCGGCTCCCTCGATAAATCCACCTCCCTCAAATACACTTACTCCCTCGAGTTCGACAAGAGCCTCACGCTCCGCGACATCAACAAGGAGCAGAAACAGCGCGCCCAGCAGGAGTTCCTGAAGGAATACAAGAAATAG
- a CDS encoding TlyA family RNA methyltransferase, with product MRKDRLDALLFNRGLCDSREQGKRLVLAGEVKVDGHVVDKPAERFSEEAVVEIREKPRFVGRGGLKLEGALIHFGIDVTGWTCLDVGASTGGFTDCLLQRGAARVHAVDVGTNQLVWKLRNDPRVVSRERFNARHMEEVDLGEKVRLAVMDLSFISLTKVLPAVFRVLEEGGELVCLIKPQFELEREDVGKGGIVRDEGLRERAVEKIRAFVTEEHGREWLGVVPASISGTDGNQEFLAWIGRKI from the coding sequence GTGAGGAAAGACCGACTGGATGCCCTGCTTTTCAACCGCGGGTTGTGCGATTCCCGTGAGCAGGGGAAACGCCTTGTGCTGGCGGGGGAGGTGAAGGTGGATGGCCATGTGGTGGACAAGCCGGCGGAGCGTTTTTCCGAGGAGGCGGTGGTGGAGATCAGGGAGAAGCCGCGCTTCGTCGGGCGCGGGGGGCTGAAACTTGAGGGGGCGCTCATCCATTTCGGGATCGATGTGACGGGCTGGACTTGCCTGGATGTCGGTGCCTCGACGGGCGGTTTCACGGATTGCCTGCTGCAGCGGGGGGCGGCGAGGGTCCATGCGGTCGATGTCGGGACGAACCAGTTGGTTTGGAAATTGAGGAACGATCCGCGGGTGGTCTCGAGGGAGAGATTCAACGCCCGCCACATGGAGGAGGTGGATCTGGGCGAGAAGGTGCGGCTGGCGGTGATGGACCTTTCCTTCATTTCCCTGACCAAGGTTCTCCCGGCGGTGTTCCGCGTGCTGGAGGAGGGCGGGGAGCTGGTCTGCCTGATCAAGCCGCAGTTTGAGCTGGAGCGGGAGGACGTCGGGAAGGGCGGGATCGTGCGGGACGAGGGATTGCGGGAGCGCGCCGTGGAGAAAATCCGGGCTTTCGTGACCGAGGAACACGGTCGTGAATGGCTCGGCGTAGTCCCGGCAAGCATTTCCGGGACGGACGGAAACCAGGAATTCCTGGCTTGGATCGGGAGGAAAATTTGA